From the Myxococcales bacterium genome, one window contains:
- a CDS encoding HEAT repeat domain-containing protein: MSRHLALAALALLVTAPAARSNVLARTRVEQMLSGFDYLPSRATLDTALGGDLTGLVLLATSQTNPDVSPGMRVRAYRALGQFDSDLARAALANAIVAYRDSDDPMARMYLLAAVEGLGDNGGAAEVEVLASALGNELLDVRAAAALALAETSSAAACQYLRGQNTHETNAQVKAALQTALGLIDPLCITGGP; the protein is encoded by the coding sequence ATGAGCCGCCACCTCGCCCTGGCGGCGCTGGCGCTGCTGGTCACCGCGCCGGCCGCGCGCAGCAACGTGCTGGCGCGGACCCGCGTCGAGCAGATGCTCTCGGGCTTCGACTACCTGCCGAGCCGCGCCACGCTCGACACCGCGCTCGGCGGCGACCTCACCGGCCTGGTCTTGCTGGCCACGAGCCAGACCAACCCCGACGTGTCGCCGGGCATGCGGGTCCGGGCCTACCGCGCGCTCGGGCAGTTCGACTCCGACCTCGCGCGCGCGGCGCTGGCCAACGCCATCGTCGCCTACCGCGACTCCGACGACCCGATGGCGCGCATGTACCTGCTCGCGGCCGTCGAGGGCCTCGGCGACAACGGCGGCGCCGCCGAGGTCGAGGTCCTGGCCAGCGCGCTGGGCAACGAGCTGCTCGACGTCCGCGCCGCCGCGGCCCTGGCCCTGGCCGAGACCAGCTCGGCCGCCGCGTGCCAGTACCTCCGCGGCCAGAACACCCACGAGACCAACGCCCAGGTCAAGGCGGCGCTCCAGACCGCGCTCGGGCTCATCGACCCCCTCTGCATCACCGGTGGCCCGTAA